CCCGTCAGGGACTGACGCTTGAACAATTTCAGGCAAGCATTCGCGTCGGCAAACAATTGGACGCCCTGGTGGCGCGGGTGACGTCGGGGGTGGTGGAGTGTGAGGAGCCTGAGTTGCTCAGCTATTACGAAGAACATGCGGAGCGCTACGTGGCCCCTGATCAGGCCCAGGTTCGGCATATTCTGATACGCCCCGCCTCTGCAGATGAGGCAGATCGGGCAACGACCCGTTCGACCTTGATGGGCTTGAAACAGAAGATTCTGGAAGGGGAAGCCTTTGCCGACCTGGCCGCCGCCTTTTCAGAATGCCCGAGCGGGAAAGCGGACGGAGGAAGTCTCGGGCTGCTGGTCCGGGGCGCGATTGTACCTGAGTTGAATCAGGCAATATTCGAAGACCTGGAGATTGGCGAAATCAGCGATGTGGTGGAAACTTCCCTGGGCTTCCATATTCTTGAGTTACAGGAAAAAGAACTAGGCGAGCCCCTGACGTTTGAAGAGGCGAAGCAGAGCATTCAGGATCTGCTGCATCACGAGCGGAAGGGAAAAGCCTTGTCGCAGTTTGTGGATCACCTCCGAGAGAAGGCGGTGATTGAGGATGATGGGGTGGAAGATGCCCACTGGGAAAAGTTGTTTGATTCGTTCCTTGACGGTCAAAAGGGTAGTTGATAGCTTCCCTCTCTGCTTTCTTTATCGGGCCGTAGCGCAGACTGGTAGCGCGTTTGCTTGGGGTGCAAAAGGTCAGGAGTTCAAATCTCCTCGGCCCGACCATTTTAAACCTCATTCTGACACTGATTCCATTGGTCGGAGTGAGGTTTTTTCTTTAATGATGAGTATACGTAGCTGCAAGGCATTCCAAGACCTCCTGTTGGCGGAGGGGCATCGTGATATGCATCGATGATCGATCGGGCCTCCAGATGCCCTGTGTGGGGTGTAGCAGGCCTTGAGATAGTATCCTCCCCAGCCATCAATCCAGACTTCACCCGTGGGGACGAACTCATAGACGTGGTCGTGACCGCCAGCCGTAAAATCGATAGGGATCAGGCAAGTAGTTCGGCGGCGTGCTTTTTGATCATTGATTCAAGTTGGCCCTTGAAAAGCATTGCCGCAAGGGGAAGGCTTCCGGTAATCACAACCTGTGCGGGTTCTATTGCCAGCGTGCCGGAAACCTGGAATCCCATAACCGAGCAATCGAATTTACCTGTATGGTTATTCCAGTCCTCTTTGAGATGGCTGATCTTGTCGCCGTGTTCCGCCTTCAGGTCGTTGAGCAGGCGCCGGATACGCTGGGCGGCTTCAGCCGGAGGAAGGCGATGAGGGATGGTGATGTTGAGTTTAGGCATATTATTAGTCGCCTTAAACAAGATCGCAGGCATCCGGCGGCATCCAGTGGGCATCGCGGCCATCCCATTTCACGTTGCAGCCGATGGGGTTGGTCAAGGGAACGCGCAAGGGGCGGTCGGCGAGATGGTCTTCAAGCGCATTAGCCAGATCGTTAACCTTCATCTTCGAGGTATCGCGGGGACTGTCAATGCCTCGTCCGGAATAGACCAGTTTGCGGCCGCTATCAAACACATAGAAGTGTGGGGTCCGTAAAGCTCCATAGGCGAGGGCCACCGATTGGCTCTCATCATGAAGGTAAACCCATGGAAATTGATGCTGATTCATCCGCTCGACCATATGTTCAAATGAATCCTCAGGATAGGTGTTGCGGCTGTTCGAATTGATGCCGACGAAGCGTACCCCCCTCTGGGCGAATCGTTCGGCCGTCTGGCGGGTGATCTCGTCGGAACCCACCACGTAAGGGCAGTGGTTGCAGGTGAAAAATATCACCAGGACCTTGGCCTGTTTGAAGTCTGACAAGGTATAGGTATGCCCGTCCGTGGCAGGGAGTTTGAATGCCGGTGCCGTTGATCCAAGTTTTAGTGTGAATGCCATGGTTATCTCCTGCGCGGTGATTGTTACCGCTTGCCTTTCGTGGTGCCTTTTTTGTCCTTATTTTCACTCTGGGGGATCGGATACAGATAGGCCGCCACTTGCGCCGCGGTGGTCGTGGTTGTGCCGTAGGTTGGCCTGATATAGGTCGGACTCTTGCCAGGCTCCTGAACGGTCTAGGACTGTGCGTAAACGGCTGATGCGTAGATGGCGCTGAATAGAATTATGACGATAGATTTCAACGCACTCCTCCTGTCTGTGCATTATGATCTTTTGGGGTGGGGTGCGCCATCATAAATCGAATTCATTCACTTGCTTCCGGAAAAGAAGTTGCAGGCGCAACAGGCGGCTGCTGCCGAAGATGCCAGCCAATCAGATTGGCCAGCACCATCGTTTGAGTGATTGTTTTATGAGTCAGTATCTTCATGGTTGCTTACGGGAAAATAATGGGCGCCAGCGTAGGTTAGTCCTTGCATGACTTGTATTTCAGGAGCTTGCCATCCTCGGCCACTTTGACTTCGCTGCACTTTCCGTTTGTCCCCTTGATCTTGGCTTCATAGATGATGCCGTTCTTCGTTGTTTCTTTCTCGATCTTGCCGGCCACAGTACCACCATACTGGTGAGCCTGGATCGTGGACTGAACCACCGTTGGCACATCAGTCCAGGTTACATTTACTTCCTTGTGACACATCGTGCGGCATCCCATTGCAAACGTTCCCGCCAAGACGACCAATCCTAATCCATACATTGACTTGTTCATTTTCATTTCTCCTTTACTGGTTTGTTCTTGGCAGGGTAGGCCGGGGCCTCCATCAGCTCAATGGGGAGAAACCCTACATGGCAACGCAGGGATCTTGGGAGCTGATGCTTTATTTTCAGCAGGCTCCCGCGGCGGGTATACTCTCCGTCTAATAGGGTGTTGTTCATTGTAGCCTATCTATGTTTGGGTAATAGCTGCGGAAAAGAAGAGGCGTAAGCCTCGCCTAATTGATATAACCAGATATGAGTAAGTATCAGGGATTGGGTGGGAACGCCCAGGAATGGAGATGTCTTGGATGATTTCTAAACATGTTCGTTACGTTACCATGATGGTGGCATTATTCGCCCGGGGGGTGATGGGCGCTACGGGCTCTACCCCTTTGATCAATGACGCGATCGTTAAAATATATACTGAAGCAAGTATTCCTGATTACGGGAACCCATGGAATGCGGGTAACCCCAGTTCTTTCACGGGGTCGGGTTGTATCATCAAGGGACGCAAGATCCTTACAAATGCCCACGTCATCAGTGATGGAACCTTTATCCAGGTGCGCCGTTATGGTCAATCGAGACGATACGAAGCTCGTGTCGAGAATGTCTCGCATGACGCCGACCTGGCTTTGTTGACCGTGGAAGATCCCGATTTTTTTACTGGTTCCACAAGTCTGGAGCTTGATGATCTTCCTGCCGTTCAGCAAGAGGTGTCGGTATACGGGTTTCCATTGGGAGGAGACACGATGAGCATAACCAAAGGGGTTGTCTCGCGTGTGGAGCATCAGGTGTACCCCCATAGTGGGTTGTCGTTGCTGGCGGTGCAGATCGACGCCCCTATCAATCCCGGAAACAGCGGCGGCCCGGCGATAGTGGATGGGCGGATTGCAGGGGTGGCGATGATGGCATACGACAATAAAGACGCCAACAGCATTGGTTACATAGTGCCAACGGCAGTGATCCGCCATTTCTTTGATGACATCGCCGATGGACGGCAAAATGGCTTTCCCTCAACGGGTCTCATTATGCAAAATATGGAGAATCCAGCCATGAAGCACAGTTAC
This genomic interval from bacterium contains the following:
- a CDS encoding peptidylprolyl isomerase, with protein sequence MKIKVNGQIISEKAVLAELKRLMDFYSQHMPREELGRHTEELLKRAREHAVGTQLLIEEVKRRKIEIPDQDVDVAMAGMATKAGSVDKLKEILARQGLTLEQFQASIRVGKQLDALVARVTSGVVECEEPELLSYYEEHAERYVAPDQAQVRHILIRPASADEADRATTRSTLMGLKQKILEGEAFADLAAAFSECPSGKADGGSLGLLVRGAIVPELNQAIFEDLEIGEISDVVETSLGFHILELQEKELGEPLTFEEAKQSIQDLLHHERKGKALSQFVDHLREKAVIEDDGVEDAHWEKLFDSFLDGQKGS
- a CDS encoding polyhydroxyalkanoic acid system family protein; translation: MPKLNITIPHRLPPAEAAQRIRRLLNDLKAEHGDKISHLKEDWNNHTGKFDCSVMGFQVSGTLAIEPAQVVITGSLPLAAMLFKGQLESMIKKHAAELLA
- a CDS encoding thioredoxin family protein; this translates as MAFTLKLGSTAPAFKLPATDGHTYTLSDFKQAKVLVIFFTCNHCPYVVGSDEITRQTAERFAQRGVRFVGINSNSRNTYPEDSFEHMVERMNQHQFPWVYLHDESQSVALAYGALRTPHFYVFDSGRKLVYSGRGIDSPRDTSKMKVNDLANALEDHLADRPLRVPLTNPIGCNVKWDGRDAHWMPPDACDLV
- a CDS encoding serine protease, with the translated sequence MISKHVRYVTMMVALFARGVMGATGSTPLINDAIVKIYTEASIPDYGNPWNAGNPSSFTGSGCIIKGRKILTNAHVISDGTFIQVRRYGQSRRYEARVENVSHDADLALLTVEDPDFFTGSTSLELDDLPAVQQEVSVYGFPLGGDTMSITKGVVSRVEHQVYPHSGLSLLAVQIDAPINPGNSGGPAIVDGRIAGVAMMAYDNKDANSIGYIVPTAVIRHFFDDIADGRQNGFPSTGLIMQNMENPAMKHSYGIADRQEGVLVSKVIRGGSAEGFLKAGDVVTALDDVPVAGDGTVDLRKDERTSCDLIVQKHQVGEKLKIDYVRDGKPHNCMITLSSRMADDLLVPLERYDVMPTYYIFGGLVFCPLTTDYVKAWGENWPKEAPPYFLTLLSANMKSDSMDEVVILTRVLAGNINQGYQDLVNLPIKKVNGHDLGNLRELITRIESSKEPFVTLEATTGQRIVLGRERCLAEQQAILKTYQISHDRSVDLLTPVMTTAK